One Sus scrofa isolate TJ Tabasco breed Duroc chromosome 1, Sscrofa11.1, whole genome shotgun sequence DNA segment encodes these proteins:
- the CDK9 gene encoding cyclin-dependent kinase 9: MAKQYDSVECPFCDEVTKYEKLAKIGQGTFGEVFKAKHRKTGQKVALKKVLMENEKEGFPITALREIKILQLLKHENVVNLIEICRTKASPYNRCKGSIYLVFDFCEHDLAGLLSNVLVKFTLSEIKRVMQMLLNGLYYIHRNKILHRDMKAANVLITRDGVLKLADFGLARAFSLAKNSQPNRYTNRVVTLWYRPPELLLGERDYGPPIDLWGAGCIMAEMWTRSPIMQGNTEQHQLALISQLCGSITPEVWPNVDKYELFEKLELVKGQKRKVKDRLKAYVRDPYALDLIDKLLVLDPAQRIDSDDALNHDFFWSDPMPSDLKGMLSTHLTSMFEYLAPPRRKGSQITQQSTNQSRNPATTNQTEFERVF, translated from the exons ATGGCAAAGCAGTACGACTCGGTGGAGTGCCCCTTTTGTGATGAGGTGACCAAATATGAGAAGCTCGCTAAAATCGGCCAAGGCACCTTCGG GGAGGTGTTTAAGGCAAAGCACCGCAAGACCGGCCAAAAGGTGGCTCTGAAGAAGGTACTGATGGAGAACGAGAAGGAGGGG TTCCCCATCACGGCCTTGCGGGAAATCAAGATCCTCCAGCTCCTAAAACACGAGAACGTGGTCAACCTGATTGAGATCTGTCGAACCAAAG CTTCCCCCTATAACCGCTGCAAAGGCAGCATATACCTGGTGTTTGACTTCTGTGAACATGACCTCGCCGGGCTGCTGAGCAACGTCTTAGTCAAGTTCACGCTGTCGGAGATCAAGCGGGTCATGCAGATGTTGCTCAATGGCCTCTACTACATCCACAGGAACAAG ATCCTGCACCGGGACATGAAGGCGGCCAACGTGCTCATCACCCGCGACGGGGTGCTGAAGCTGGCCGACTTCGGGCTGGCCCGGGCCTTCAGCCTTGCCAAGAACAGCCAGCCCAACCGCTACACCAACCGTGTGGTGACGCTCTGGTACCGGCCCCCGGAGCTGTTGCTCG GGGAGCGGGACTACGGCCCCCCCATCGACCTGTGGGGTGCCGGGTGCATCATGGCGGAGATGTGGACACGCAGCCCCATCATGCAGGGCAACACGGAGCAGCACCAGCTTGCCCTCATCAGCCAGCTCTGTGGCTCCATCACCCCTGAG gtgtggccaaacgTGGACAAGTATGAGCTGTTTGAGAAACTGGAGCTGGTCAAGGGCCAGAAGCGGAAGGTGAAGGACAGGCTGAAGGCCTACGTGCGTGACCCCTACGCGCTGGACCTCATCGACAAGCTGCTGGTGTTGGATCCCGCCCAGCGCATCGACAGTGACGACGCCCTCAACCACGACTTCTTCTGGTCCGACCCCATGCCCTCGGACCTCAAGGGCATGCTGTCCACCCACCTGACGTCCATGTTCGAGTACCTGGCCCCGCCGCGCCGGAAGGGCAGCCAGATCACCCAGCAGTCCACCAACCAGAGCCGCAATCCAGCCACCACCAACCAGACGGAGTTCGAGCGCGTCTTCTGA